The Thermus tengchongensis genome segment TCCGGCAGAACCACGGGCCTAAGGTCGTACTGGGCCACCAGCTCCTCGGAGATGGGGGTACCCAGGTTGTACCGGGCCCCTACCGCCAATCCCAAGAGAGCTAAAAGAACCAGGATGCGCCTAGCCATCAAACCCCCCCCCGCCGCATCCGCCCACGGGCCCGAAAGCCTGCTGGCCCAAGGGCCGGTCCCCGTTCACCACCCGGCCGTCGGAAAGAATCCGCCAGGCCTGGATGGCGTTGTAGTGGTAGCGGTTGTTCTTTCCCCACTTCTTGAAGAACTCCTCCCGGGTGGGCTGGGTGTTCCCTTTCTCGTCCCAGGCCCGGCTCCAAAGGACCACCTCCTTGCCGTCCCAGTACCAGGGCATCTTGAAGCGCACAAAAGCGTAGCGCTCCACCGGGGGTTCCAAGGTGGCCTGGCGCCAGGTCTTGCCCTCGTCAAAGGAGATCTCCACCTTGGTGATCCGCCCGTACCCGCTCCAGGCCAGGCCGCGGATCTCGTGGAAACCGGGCTTGATCTGCTGGAGGCCGGAGGGGTAGGTGATGATGGACTCCGGGTCCATGATCCAGGTGAAGGCCCAGACCTTGCCATCCGCCATCACGTCCGTGTACTCGCTGGTCTCGTCCTTGGCCATGGCGGGCAGGTCGGTGACCAGGATGCGTCTTAACCACTTCACCTGGATGCTCCCCTCCCAGCCGGGCACTACCAGGCGCACCGGGTAACCTTGCTCCGGGCGCAGGGCCTCCCCGTTTTGCGCGTAGGCCACCAAAACGTCCTCCATGGCCTTTTCCAGGGGCAAGGAGCGGGTGTAAGCTGCAGCATCCATGCCCTCGGGGATGAGCCACTTGGCCTCCGGCTTCACCCCGGCCTCCTTGAGGAGCAGGGCCAAGGGCACCCCCGTCCAGCTGGCATTGGAGGCCAGGCCCCGGCTCCGGGTGGCGGTGAGGTTGGGGTCGGGAGGGTTGCGGTAGCCGTTTTGCCCGTTTCCGGCGCACTCAATGAAGTAAGTGCGGGTCACGGAGGGAAAGCGCTTCAGGTCCTCCAAGGTGAAGACCAGGGGCCTTTCCACCATCCCATGGATCACCAGGCGGTACTTGGCCGGATCCACCTGGGGCACGCCGCCATGGTGCCTTTCGAAGTGCAGGCCGTTGGGGGTGATAACCCCTTCCAGCTTCTCCAGGGGGGCAAAGTCCGCCCCCGAGTGGCGGGTGCGCAGGTTCGGGGAGATGTAGCGCACTACCCCTTCCTCAAAGGGGCTCCTTTGGCCGTACTCGGAAAGGGGAGCCCCCAGGGTTTTCATGGGGGCAAAGGTTTCCTCGTCCCAGGGAGCTGTCTGGGCCCTGGCCTTGAGGAGGCCAAGAACGCCCCCCGCGCCTAAAAGCCGGAAGAACTTCCTTCGGTCCATATACCCTCCCATCGTATCTCTTGCCAACAAGGAAAAGCCCCGCCCGCAAAGGGGGCGGGGCTAAGTCTTTAAGCAGGGCCGAACATGTCGTTCCAGATGCCCGTAGCCCAGCCGATGGCGGCGGTGCCGTTGGCCGCCGAGCGCTGGTTGTCCACGGAGCCCTGGGACTTGATCTGCTTGGCCGCCTCGTCCCAGGAGTAGTTGGCCGCCACCCAGATGGCCTCCTCCGAGTCCACGAAGGAGTAGCAGATGTTGTTGGGCAACTCCGGGGGAATATCCTGGAGGGGCTTGCCCCGCAGCCGCTCCACGATCTGCCGAGCCACGATGGTGCCGGAAACGTAAGCCACCATGCCGCTTTTGGGGTAAGGGGTGTTCCCGGTGATGTCCCCCACCAGATAAACGCGGTCGTCCTTCTCCGAGAGGAAGTAGGGGACCTTCACGTTGGCCCAGCGCTCCCCCAGGCCCGCGGTGCGCACCAGCTCTCCCGCCTTCATGGGGGGGATGATGTCCGCCAGAGCGAAGGGAACATCCCCCAACTCGGTCTTCACCTGCTTCTTCTCGTAGTCCAACCCGGTGATGCGGGTGTTGGGCACGTACTCCAGGTAGTCCTTGTAAAGCTCGTTGAAGGCCGCCAAGAACCCGGGGGCCTTGGAAACCGGCTGCGGGTTGGCGTCCAAAACGATGACCTTGCCCTTGACCCCCTTGGTCTTGAGCCGCCAGGCGAACAGGGCTGCCCGCTCGTAGGGGCCAGGGGGGCAGCGGTAGGGAGGGTTGGGGATGTACATGACCAGTTCCCCACCGGTTTCGTCAAACTGGTCCAAAAGCCTCCTGAGGGCGATGTGCTCAAAGGGCTTGAAGCCCACGGGCATGAGGTGCTTCACCTCGGCGTAGCCTGGGATGGCCTCGTACATGTAGTCGATGCCCGGGGCCAGAACCAGGTAGTCGTAGCCGATGTAGCCCCCGGTGGTGCGCACCAGGCGGCGGTCCCGGTTGATGTCCAACACCCTCTCCTGGACAAAGATCACCCCGTCCTTGACCACGTTGGTGTAGTCAAAGACCAGCCACTCCAGGGGCTTGACCCCGGCCAGGAAAAGGTTGGACATGGGGCAGGACATGAAGATGGGCTTCTGCTCGATGAGCACCACCTCCACATCTACCCCGGACTGGGCCAGCTTCCGGGCCACCGTGGTACCACCCCAGCCGCCCCCGATCACCACCACCCGGGGCTTCCGGGTGCGGGGAAGCAGGGTGGCTGGACGGCTATAGAACTCCTGGGCGAAGGCCGAGCCGGAAAAGGCCCCCGCCGCGGCCAAAGCCGCCCCCGTCTTCAAAA includes the following:
- the soxC gene encoding sulfite dehydrogenase, translated to MDRRKFFRLLGAGGVLGLLKARAQTAPWDEETFAPMKTLGAPLSEYGQRSPFEEGVVRYISPNLRTRHSGADFAPLEKLEGVITPNGLHFERHHGGVPQVDPAKYRLVIHGMVERPLVFTLEDLKRFPSVTRTYFIECAGNGQNGYRNPPDPNLTATRSRGLASNASWTGVPLALLLKEAGVKPEAKWLIPEGMDAAAYTRSLPLEKAMEDVLVAYAQNGEALRPEQGYPVRLVVPGWEGSIQVKWLRRILVTDLPAMAKDETSEYTDVMADGKVWAFTWIMDPESIITYPSGLQQIKPGFHEIRGLAWSGYGRITKVEISFDEGKTWRQATLEPPVERYAFVRFKMPWYWDGKEVVLWSRAWDEKGNTQPTREEFFKKWGKNNRYHYNAIQAWRILSDGRVVNGDRPLGQQAFGPVGGCGGGGFDG
- a CDS encoding FAD-dependent oxidoreductase, which produces MSKVNRRQVLKTGAALAAAGAFSGSAFAQEFYSRPATLLPRTRKPRVVVIGGGWGGTTVARKLAQSGVDVEVVLIEQKPIFMSCPMSNLFLAGVKPLEWLVFDYTNVVKDGVIFVQERVLDINRDRRLVRTTGGYIGYDYLVLAPGIDYMYEAIPGYAEVKHLMPVGFKPFEHIALRRLLDQFDETGGELVMYIPNPPYRCPPGPYERAALFAWRLKTKGVKGKVIVLDANPQPVSKAPGFLAAFNELYKDYLEYVPNTRITGLDYEKKQVKTELGDVPFALADIIPPMKAGELVRTAGLGERWANVKVPYFLSEKDDRVYLVGDITGNTPYPKSGMVAYVSGTIVARQIVERLRGKPLQDIPPELPNNICYSFVDSEEAIWVAANYSWDEAAKQIKSQGSVDNQRSAANGTAAIGWATGIWNDMFGPA